One window from the genome of Candidatus Fermentibacter sp. encodes:
- a CDS encoding acetate kinase: MKILVINSGSSSIKFRLVESTSGETLAGGLLERIGLAEGRMEYRRGSDEKIRTDLPIPNHQFGLSLVLRNLTDPAHGALGSLTEIEAVGHRVVHGGERFTQAVLITPEVISEIEENSFMAPLHNPANLLGIRAAIEMLEGVPNVAVFDTSFHQTMPPVAYVYPLTWDLYKDKGFRRYGFHGTSHQYVAERTAAILGKPVSGLNIIVCHLGNGSSITAVRGGRSIDTSLGFGTMCGVMMGTRSGDVDPAILLELMESHGMSASEVKDLVYKKSGLLGISGVSSDMRDVEQAADAGNERAKLALDLFADKVRKYIGGYAVTLGSVDAVTFTAGIGENGWEIRETICAGLEAIGARLDVEANRCRGQERIVSSPDSRVKLLVVPTNEELMIAIETERILGLRS; this comes from the coding sequence GTGAAGATCCTCGTCATCAACAGCGGCAGTTCCTCGATCAAGTTCCGCCTCGTGGAGAGCACTTCGGGAGAGACGCTGGCAGGCGGTCTGCTCGAAAGGATAGGGCTGGCCGAGGGCAGGATGGAGTACCGCAGGGGCTCGGATGAGAAGATCAGGACCGATCTCCCCATCCCCAACCACCAGTTCGGGCTGTCCCTGGTCCTGCGCAACCTCACCGACCCTGCGCACGGCGCACTCGGCTCACTCACCGAGATCGAGGCGGTCGGCCACAGGGTGGTCCACGGCGGCGAGCGCTTCACACAGGCCGTACTGATCACCCCCGAAGTGATCTCCGAGATCGAGGAGAACAGCTTCATGGCCCCCCTCCACAACCCCGCCAACCTGCTGGGCATCAGGGCCGCGATCGAGATGCTCGAAGGGGTGCCCAACGTGGCGGTGTTCGACACATCCTTCCATCAGACGATGCCGCCGGTAGCCTACGTCTATCCCCTGACCTGGGACCTCTACAAGGACAAGGGCTTCCGCAGGTACGGATTCCACGGCACCAGCCACCAGTACGTGGCCGAGCGCACTGCGGCCATCCTGGGGAAGCCGGTGTCAGGGCTGAACATCATCGTCTGCCACCTCGGCAACGGCAGCAGCATCACCGCGGTCAGGGGCGGCAGGAGCATCGACACGAGCCTCGGCTTCGGCACGATGTGCGGCGTGATGATGGGAACCAGGTCGGGCGACGTCGATCCGGCGATCCTCCTGGAGCTCATGGAGAGCCACGGGATGTCGGCGTCCGAGGTCAAGGACCTCGTCTACAAGAAGAGCGGACTCCTGGGGATCTCCGGCGTGTCGAGCGACATGAGGGACGTCGAGCAGGCGGCCGATGCCGGCAACGAACGGGCGAAGCTAGCCCTCGACCTCTTCGCCGACAAGGTGAGGAAGTACATCGGCGGCTATGCCGTCACCCTGGGCTCGGTGGACGCCGTCACGTTCACGGCGGGCATAGGCGAGAACGGCTGGGAGATCCGCGAGACGATCTGCGCCGGGCTCGAGGCCATCGGCGCCAGGCTCGACGTCGAGGCCAACAGGTGCCGGGGACAGGAGAGGATCGTCTCCTCGCCCGACAGCCGTGTGAAGCTCCTGGTCGTCCCGACCAACGAGGAGCTCATGATCGCCATCGAGACCGAGAGGATACTCGGGCTGCGCAGCTAG
- the pilM gene encoding type IV pilus assembly protein PilM: MGFGGSVKSAVGLDIGSHSVKVVELIRSGKTYKLARFAIQELAPGTVADGEIVNRELVNAGIRDALKNAGIKSRLVFSAVSGRSVIVRRIPMEKMSEENARQAIRWEAEQHIPFRIDEVSIDFKIINPEMAPGQMEVLLVAAKKEAVDLHRSLLQASGVKPTAIELEQFALQRAYEYNYRPGADECVTILNIGAEVTNMVVVKGGLPSFNRDLSIGGNRFIEALQRSMGLDYETAEAVLKGDLPEGASQDEVKSAIGYVIEELSTSVRRSFISFQASGESTRIDRMYISGGCSQVPGLAATLSEQHGLPVEQLETFRSVSADSSVIPDSDKPVMSALLAVSIGLALRAFEPGRVDVNVMEEADTRRKKAGAAGTPAAAAASPAAAILSYLPILLIVGGIVAMGIHYAGLKKRQSELQGQITAIDSEIAQMETQVSQQAEANALLADLEARRAAIQSLALDQRYAVYVMEYLCRALYPQQTTLAEEADKGIYLTAMVVSVESLHLTGIARTWGDVVAFQRRLVEQMPDGQTALFQLAEYGQTYTLTPATDPTGATGGEMRYQFDLEVSVNRGSLLPLVGNYSGI, translated from the coding sequence ATGGGCTTCGGCGGTTCTGTCAAGTCGGCCGTAGGCCTGGATATCGGCAGCCATTCGGTGAAGGTGGTCGAGCTGATCAGGTCCGGGAAGACCTACAAGCTCGCCAGGTTCGCCATACAGGAACTGGCTCCCGGTACAGTGGCCGACGGTGAGATAGTCAACAGGGAGCTGGTCAACGCCGGGATAAGGGATGCCCTCAAGAATGCCGGCATCAAGTCCCGTCTGGTCTTCTCCGCGGTCTCCGGCAGGAGCGTCATCGTCAGGCGCATCCCGATGGAGAAGATGTCGGAGGAGAACGCCCGCCAGGCCATCCGCTGGGAGGCGGAGCAGCACATACCGTTCAGGATCGACGAGGTCAGCATCGACTTCAAGATCATCAACCCGGAGATGGCTCCGGGGCAGATGGAGGTCCTGCTGGTCGCCGCGAAGAAGGAGGCGGTCGACCTCCACCGCAGCCTCCTGCAGGCCTCGGGCGTGAAGCCCACGGCCATCGAACTCGAGCAGTTCGCCCTGCAGAGGGCATACGAGTACAACTACAGGCCGGGCGCCGACGAGTGCGTGACGATCCTCAACATCGGCGCCGAGGTCACGAACATGGTTGTCGTGAAGGGAGGGCTCCCCAGCTTCAACAGGGACCTCTCGATCGGCGGCAACAGGTTCATAGAGGCTCTCCAGAGGTCCATGGGCCTCGACTACGAGACGGCCGAGGCGGTCCTGAAGGGCGACCTGCCCGAGGGGGCCTCCCAGGACGAGGTCAAGTCGGCCATCGGATATGTCATCGAAGAGCTCTCCACGAGCGTCAGGCGCTCGTTCATCTCCTTCCAGGCCTCGGGGGAGAGCACCAGGATAGACAGGATGTACATCAGCGGCGGCTGCTCGCAGGTGCCCGGCCTCGCGGCGACCCTCAGCGAACAGCACGGCCTTCCCGTCGAGCAGCTCGAGACCTTCAGGAGCGTCTCGGCCGATTCGTCGGTGATCCCCGATTCCGACAAGCCCGTGATGAGTGCCCTCCTAGCCGTCAGCATCGGGCTTGCCCTCCGCGCCTTCGAACCCGGCAGGGTAGACGTGAACGTGATGGAGGAGGCCGACACGAGGCGCAAGAAGGCCGGTGCGGCCGGCACTCCGGCGGCGGCAGCCGCCTCGCCCGCCGCCGCGATCCTCTCCTATCTGCCGATACTCCTGATCGTCGGCGGGATAGTCGCGATGGGGATCCACTACGCCGGACTCAAGAAGCGCCAGTCGGAGCTCCAGGGCCAGATAACCGCCATCGACAGCGAGATAGCCCAGATGGAGACGCAGGTGAGCCAGCAGGCCGAGGCCAACGCCCTGCTGGCGGACCTGGAGGCCAGGCGCGCGGCGATCCAGAGCCTGGCGCTCGACCAGAGATACGCCGTCTACGTGATGGAATACCTCTGCAGGGCGCTGTATCCCCAGCAGACCACGCTCGCCGAGGAGGCCGACAAGGGGATCTACCTGACCGCGATGGTGGTCTCCGTCGAGAGCCTCCACCTGACCGGCATCGCCAGGACATGGGGCGACGTGGTCGCATTCCAGCGCAGACTGGTCGAGCAGATGCCCGACGGGCAGACCGCCCTGTTCCAGCTCGCCGAATACGGCCAGACCTACACGCTCACGCCAGCTACCGATCCCACCGGCGCCACCGGCGGGGAGATGAGATACCAGTTCGATCTGGAAGTAAGTGTCAACAGGGGCTCCCTGCTGCCCCTCGTCGGCAACTACTCCGGGATCTGA
- a CDS encoding FprA family A-type flavoprotein, giving the protein MSGVYEAVRLAEGFYWVGAVDWGLRDFHGYSTHRGSTYNSYLLTTPSGRNVVFDAVKKPFMDVMLSRIASVVDPASIELIVSNHAEMDHSGGLADLARAAGGARIVASRMGVKNLSMQLGGLDGLSAVSDGETVEVGGENISFIETRMLHWPDSMFSYLPSRRILVSQDAFGMHLATPETAAHRIDAAILREEAGRYYANILMPYSQLVTKLLGKVSAMNLGIDIIAPDHGPAWFAGTESGPGLITGLYARWAAQEPTLRAVVAYDTMWGSTEIMARAIAEGLREGGADPVVHPLHGSHRSDVAADLLEAGALLLGTPTLNASMFPTVADLVTYLGGLRRMNLVGAAFGSHGWGGEGVRRLSAAMTEMQVELLHPGLACQFRPGGDVLSSCRALGVETAGRLRREVG; this is encoded by the coding sequence GGATTCTACTGGGTAGGGGCGGTGGACTGGGGCCTGAGGGACTTCCACGGTTATTCGACCCACAGGGGGTCCACCTACAACAGCTATCTCCTCACCACGCCCTCCGGCCGGAACGTCGTCTTCGACGCGGTCAAGAAGCCCTTCATGGACGTGATGCTGTCCCGGATAGCCTCCGTCGTCGATCCGGCCTCGATCGAACTGATCGTCTCGAACCATGCGGAGATGGACCACTCGGGCGGCCTGGCAGACCTCGCCCGGGCCGCCGGGGGGGCGCGCATCGTCGCCTCCCGGATGGGCGTGAAGAACCTCTCCATGCAGCTCGGCGGCCTCGACGGGCTCTCCGCCGTCAGCGACGGCGAAACCGTGGAGGTCGGGGGGGAGAACATCTCCTTCATCGAGACCAGGATGCTCCACTGGCCCGACAGCATGTTCAGCTACCTGCCATCGCGGAGGATACTCGTCAGCCAGGACGCATTCGGCATGCATCTCGCCACCCCGGAGACCGCCGCGCACCGGATCGATGCAGCCATCCTCAGGGAGGAGGCCGGGAGGTACTATGCGAACATCCTCATGCCGTACTCCCAGCTCGTGACGAAGCTGCTCGGGAAGGTGTCGGCGATGAACCTCGGCATCGACATCATCGCGCCGGACCATGGCCCTGCGTGGTTCGCGGGGACGGAATCCGGCCCGGGCCTCATCACGGGGCTCTACGCCCGCTGGGCGGCGCAGGAACCGACCCTAAGGGCCGTCGTGGCCTACGACACCATGTGGGGTTCCACCGAGATCATGGCCCGGGCGATCGCGGAAGGGCTCCGGGAAGGCGGCGCCGACCCGGTCGTGCACCCCCTCCACGGCAGCCACAGGAGCGATGTCGCCGCCGATCTCCTCGAGGCGGGCGCCCTGCTCCTCGGCACCCCCACGCTCAACGCCTCGATGTTCCCCACCGTGGCCGACCTCGTCACGTATCTCGGGGGGCTCAGGAGGATGAACCTGGTCGGGGCGGCCTTCGGCTCCCACGGGTGGGGCGGGGAGGGAGTCCGCCGCCTCTCCGCGGCGATGACGGAAATGCAGGTAGAACTTCTGCATCCCGGGCTGGCTTGTCAGTTCAGGCCCGGCGGTGATGTGCTCTCCTCGTGCAGGGCGCTCGGAGTAGAGACAGCCGGGAGGCTCCGGCGGGAGGTCGGCTGA
- a CDS encoding glycosyltransferase family 2 protein, protein MRVLVAIPAFNEEKTVGAVISGVPRGIPGVSCVDILVVDDGSSDSTAGVAAGAGARVCRHPGNRGLGAVFRTALAEAREGGYDVLATIDGDGQFDPSGIGGLLAPILAGEADMVTCSRFMPGSGGGRMPWVRRTGNRWVASMVNVLTGARVHDATCGFRAYGPSALEQLSSFSRFTYTQETLIDLAWKRMKIAELPLPVRATREHGRSSISGNIARYAALSLGAIYSASHDHMPWRFYGLPGLCMTAAGLATEAVLFVRWLSVGAVSPYKGVAIAGLFLVVIGILLTIMASLADSSSHARHLLEEQTAERVRARRREASRG, encoded by the coding sequence ATGCGCGTTCTGGTGGCGATCCCCGCATTCAACGAAGAGAAGACCGTTGGCGCCGTGATATCCGGAGTGCCCCGCGGGATCCCGGGAGTCTCCTGCGTCGACATCCTCGTGGTCGATGACGGATCGTCCGACTCGACCGCCGGTGTGGCGGCCGGGGCCGGGGCGAGGGTCTGCAGGCACCCGGGCAACAGGGGTCTGGGCGCAGTGTTCAGGACCGCCCTGGCGGAGGCCAGGGAGGGCGGATACGACGTCCTGGCGACCATAGACGGCGACGGGCAGTTCGATCCTTCCGGCATCGGCGGTCTCCTGGCGCCCATCCTGGCCGGAGAGGCGGACATGGTGACGTGCAGCCGGTTCATGCCGGGCTCGGGAGGCGGCCGGATGCCCTGGGTGCGCAGGACGGGGAACAGGTGGGTCGCCTCGATGGTGAACGTGCTGACCGGCGCACGGGTGCACGACGCCACATGCGGCTTCAGGGCCTACGGCCCGTCGGCGCTCGAGCAGCTCAGCTCCTTCAGCAGGTTCACCTACACCCAGGAGACCCTGATCGATCTGGCATGGAAGAGGATGAAGATCGCGGAACTGCCCCTCCCCGTCAGGGCCACGAGGGAGCACGGACGGAGCAGCATCTCGGGCAACATCGCAAGGTATGCGGCCCTGTCGCTGGGGGCGATCTATTCCGCTTCCCACGACCACATGCCCTGGCGCTTCTACGGGCTGCCCGGGCTGTGCATGACGGCCGCGGGCCTCGCCACCGAGGCCGTGCTGTTCGTGCGATGGCTGTCGGTCGGCGCGGTGTCGCCCTACAAGGGAGTGGCCATAGCCGGCCTGTTCCTCGTGGTGATAGGCATCCTGCTCACGATAATGGCGTCGCTGGCCGACTCTTCGTCGCACGCGAGGCACCTTCTCGAGGAGCAGACAGCCGAACGCGTCCGCGCCAGGCGCCGGGAGGCGTCGCGCGGCTAG